One genomic segment of Salinibacter grassmerensis includes these proteins:
- a CDS encoding YkvA family protein: MADGQAGGSVAPQDAPPETPPASVLARLRARARALRDSGLADRLARIDTGYVKRKARQVTEADLDTVVERAEAIEARFRKDGSLRRLWDDGRLLLQLVQDARDGRYRALPVWTLSAIGFALLYVLNPFDLVPDALPLVGFLDDAAVVSACLSLVEQDLRDYRTWRRARHDEEPSLTEADEDRLASQQ; encoded by the coding sequence ATGGCTGATGGCCAGGCAGGCGGGTCCGTTGCCCCACAAGACGCGCCCCCGGAGACGCCCCCGGCGTCGGTCCTCGCGCGGCTCAGGGCACGTGCCCGCGCCCTTCGCGACTCAGGCCTTGCCGACCGGCTTGCGCGCATCGACACGGGGTATGTGAAGAGGAAGGCCCGCCAGGTCACCGAGGCGGATCTCGACACGGTGGTCGAGCGCGCCGAGGCCATTGAGGCACGCTTCCGAAAAGATGGGAGCCTTCGTCGTCTCTGGGACGACGGGCGCCTGCTCCTGCAGCTGGTTCAGGACGCCCGGGATGGGCGCTATCGAGCCCTTCCGGTGTGGACCCTCAGTGCCATCGGGTTCGCGCTCCTCTACGTGCTCAACCCGTTCGATCTGGTGCCGGATGCCCTCCCGCTTGTGGGATTCCTCGACGACGCGGCCGTCGTGTCGGCCTGCCTGTCTCTTGTGGAGCAAGATTTGCGGGATTATCGAACCTGGCGGCGTGCACGGCACGATGAGGAACCCTCCCTGACGGAGGCTGACGAGGACCGACTTGCCTCGCAACAGTAG
- a CDS encoding aldehyde dehydrogenase family protein, with the protein MAGTDAHERLPVYKTRKLYIGGDFPRTESGRYITATDQTGEFVANICRASRKDFRDAVVAARDAQEGWGARSAFNRGQILYRMGEMLESRRQAFVDALVDTAGYDPDAAAAEVDAAIDRLVYYTGWTDKFAQVFGSINPVASSHFDFSVPEPSGVVAAFCPETAPLLGLVSCMAPIIVPGNAVVLVVENDAPALALDLAEVLDTSDLPGGVVNILTGHREELRGHVGGHRDVDAILSVGASTEERTILEREGAESVTRMEFRPDRSPAEWRADESQSPYWITPFVEFKTTWHPVGR; encoded by the coding sequence ATGGCAGGCACAGACGCCCACGAACGGCTCCCCGTCTACAAGACCCGCAAGCTCTACATCGGCGGGGACTTCCCCCGAACCGAAAGCGGACGATACATAACCGCCACTGACCAGACCGGCGAATTCGTGGCCAACATCTGTCGCGCGTCGCGCAAGGACTTTCGGGATGCGGTGGTCGCGGCCCGCGATGCCCAGGAGGGCTGGGGCGCGCGCAGTGCCTTCAACCGTGGGCAGATCCTGTACCGCATGGGCGAGATGCTAGAGTCTCGTCGACAGGCATTCGTCGACGCCCTGGTCGACACCGCCGGATACGACCCCGACGCGGCCGCGGCGGAGGTGGACGCGGCGATTGACCGGCTCGTCTACTACACGGGCTGGACCGACAAATTCGCGCAGGTGTTCGGGAGCATCAATCCCGTGGCGAGCTCGCACTTCGACTTCTCCGTGCCCGAGCCGTCGGGCGTCGTCGCCGCGTTCTGTCCAGAGACCGCGCCGCTCCTGGGGCTCGTCTCCTGCATGGCCCCGATCATCGTGCCCGGCAACGCCGTCGTCCTGGTCGTGGAGAACGACGCCCCGGCATTGGCCCTCGATCTGGCGGAGGTGCTCGACACGAGTGACCTGCCGGGTGGGGTCGTAAACATTCTCACCGGCCACCGGGAGGAGCTACGGGGGCACGTGGGGGGGCACCGCGACGTGGATGCCATACTGAGCGTCGGCGCGTCGACCGAGGAGCGGACCATCCTGGAGCGAGAAGGAGCGGAGAGCGTCACGCGGATGGAGTTTCGCCCGGATCGCTCGCCCGCTGAGTGGCGGGCCGACGAGAGTCAGTCGCCCTACTGGATCACGCCGTTTGTGGAGTTCAAGACCACCTGGCACCCGGTCGGGCGATAG
- a CDS encoding FecCD family ABC transporter permease, which produces MKRPWLVGLGLTAVLIVTVGAAVAVGSTTTAWVDVYRVLAHRLFGLGPAPDPTVDRIVWRLRLPRAVLACVVGGGLSIIGVAMQTLVRNPLAEPYILGISSGASAGASFFYLGFLPPLLSKTLTMPLAAFIGGLASITIVYLVARDGLRVSVARLLLAGVAMSALMASLTSFVTFSSPEPDKLRAVLFWLLGSLSGARWEILPIPAVTTALGLGAMMVLARPLDTMLVGEEPAQSLGMPVEALKRGLIVLATLVTGTLVAVSGAIGFVGLIVPHAVRLLVGVPHRRLVPLSFVGGAIFLCWADLAARTVLPGQELPVGILTALCGVPFFLVLLRRRAYHFG; this is translated from the coding sequence ATGAAGCGCCCCTGGCTCGTCGGTTTGGGGCTAACGGCGGTCTTGATCGTCACGGTCGGGGCGGCCGTGGCGGTGGGCAGCACCACCACGGCCTGGGTCGACGTGTACCGGGTCCTTGCCCACCGGCTCTTCGGCCTCGGCCCGGCCCCGGACCCGACGGTCGATCGCATCGTGTGGCGCCTGCGCCTCCCGCGGGCCGTCCTGGCCTGTGTCGTCGGCGGTGGGCTCTCCATCATCGGGGTGGCGATGCAGACGCTCGTGCGCAACCCGCTCGCGGAGCCCTACATTCTGGGCATCTCTAGCGGCGCCTCGGCCGGGGCGTCGTTTTTCTACCTCGGCTTCCTGCCGCCCCTGCTTAGCAAAACCCTGACGATGCCCCTAGCTGCCTTCATCGGCGGACTGGCCTCCATCACGATCGTTTATCTCGTGGCCCGCGATGGCCTTCGCGTGTCGGTGGCCCGGCTGCTACTGGCCGGGGTGGCGATGTCTGCCCTCATGGCCTCCCTGACCTCGTTCGTCACTTTTTCCTCCCCGGAGCCGGACAAGCTGCGGGCGGTGCTCTTCTGGCTGCTCGGCTCGCTGAGCGGGGCGCGGTGGGAAATTCTCCCCATCCCGGCCGTCACAACCGCCCTCGGCCTCGGGGCGATGATGGTCCTCGCCCGCCCGCTCGACACCATGCTCGTGGGCGAGGAGCCGGCACAGAGCCTCGGGATGCCGGTCGAGGCCCTCAAGCGCGGCCTCATTGTCCTGGCGACGTTGGTTACGGGCACACTGGTGGCCGTCTCCGGCGCCATCGGATTCGTCGGGCTCATCGTGCCACATGCCGTCCGCCTGCTCGTGGGCGTGCCGCACCGGCGCCTCGTGCCCCTGAGCTTCGTCGGCGGGGCCATCTTCCTCTGCTGGGCCGACCTCGCCGCCCGCACGGTCTTGCCAGGCCAGGAGCTGCCCGTGGGCATCCTCACCGCCCTGTGCGGGGTGCCCTTCTTCCTGGTGCTGCTCCGCCGCCGCGCCTACCACTTTGGGTGA
- a CDS encoding aldehyde dehydrogenase family protein, with product MAELGAAPDTARELLFGDEWEYAPAPQSADHVRLEDRYGAFVDGAFRDTDEYFPSINPATEETIAEVGLADETVVDEAVGAARTAYESHWRDLPGKERAKYIYRIGRMIKEKSREFAVLESMDGGKPIRESRDMDIPLVAAHFFHYAGWADKLEYALPGPGRPRSLGVCGQIIPWNFPLLMAAWKLAPALATGNTVVLKPAETTPLTALKLAEVIQEAGLPPGVVNIVQGAGEAGAALVEHPDVDKVAFTGSTGVGKHIQKQLAGTKKRLTLELGGKGANIVFEDAPIDQAVEGIVDGIYFNQGHVCCAGSRLLVQESVADEVTEKLRQRIATLRVGDPLDKNTDIGAINSRQQLEKIRRLVDVGEREGADKFQPECDLPDDGFWFPPTFFTNVTQSHRIAQEEIFGPVLSVTTFRTPEEAVERANNTEYGLASGIWSDKGSKLFSISQALKSGVIWGNTYNKFDPASPFGGYKESGFGREGGVHGLLPYLERPSQSWQAQTPTNGSPSTRPASSTSAGTSPEPKADDT from the coding sequence ATGGCTGAGTTAGGAGCCGCCCCCGATACCGCCCGCGAGCTGCTCTTTGGCGACGAGTGGGAGTACGCCCCCGCGCCGCAGTCCGCCGATCACGTGCGCCTGGAGGATCGCTACGGCGCGTTCGTCGACGGGGCGTTCCGGGACACGGACGAATACTTCCCATCGATCAATCCGGCGACGGAGGAGACGATCGCGGAGGTGGGGCTCGCCGACGAGACCGTCGTCGACGAGGCGGTCGGGGCCGCCCGGACGGCGTACGAGTCGCACTGGCGCGACCTGCCCGGAAAAGAGCGGGCGAAGTACATCTACCGGATCGGGCGGATGATCAAGGAGAAGTCCCGCGAGTTTGCGGTGCTGGAGTCGATGGATGGGGGCAAGCCGATCCGGGAGTCGCGCGACATGGACATCCCGCTCGTGGCGGCCCACTTCTTCCACTACGCCGGATGGGCCGACAAGCTGGAGTACGCCCTGCCGGGTCCGGGCCGTCCCCGCTCGTTGGGCGTCTGTGGCCAGATCATCCCCTGGAACTTTCCGCTCCTGATGGCGGCGTGGAAGCTGGCCCCGGCCCTCGCCACGGGCAACACGGTCGTGCTCAAGCCGGCCGAGACCACCCCCCTCACGGCCCTCAAGCTCGCGGAGGTCATCCAGGAGGCGGGCCTGCCGCCCGGGGTCGTCAACATTGTACAGGGCGCGGGCGAGGCGGGGGCGGCCCTCGTGGAGCACCCGGACGTTGACAAGGTTGCATTTACCGGCTCCACCGGGGTGGGCAAACACATCCAGAAGCAGCTCGCGGGGACGAAGAAACGCCTCACGCTGGAACTGGGGGGGAAGGGGGCCAACATCGTCTTCGAAGACGCGCCCATCGACCAGGCCGTAGAGGGCATCGTTGACGGCATCTACTTCAACCAGGGGCACGTCTGCTGCGCGGGGTCGCGACTGCTGGTTCAGGAAAGCGTCGCCGACGAGGTGACCGAGAAGCTGCGGCAGCGCATCGCGACGCTCCGGGTGGGCGATCCGCTTGACAAGAACACCGACATCGGGGCAATCAACTCGAGGCAGCAGCTGGAGAAAATTCGCCGCCTCGTGGATGTCGGAGAGCGGGAGGGCGCCGACAAGTTCCAGCCGGAGTGCGATCTGCCGGACGACGGCTTCTGGTTTCCGCCCACGTTCTTCACCAACGTGACGCAGTCCCACCGGATTGCGCAGGAGGAGATCTTTGGGCCCGTCCTGTCGGTCACCACGTTCCGCACCCCCGAGGAGGCGGTCGAGCGTGCCAACAACACCGAGTATGGCCTCGCCTCCGGCATCTGGAGCGACAAGGGCTCGAAGCTCTTCTCGATCTCGCAGGCGCTCAAAAGCGGCGTGATCTGGGGCAATACCTACAACAAGTTCGATCCCGCCAGCCCCTTCGGCGGCTACAAAGAAAGCGGCTTCGGCCGCGAGGGGGGTGTCCACGGTCTTCTTCCGTACCTCGAACGTCCATCGCAGTCATGGCAGGCACAGACGCCCACGAACGGCTCCCCGTCTACAAGACCCGCAAGCTCTACATCGGCGGGGACTTCCCCCGAACCGAAAGCGGACGATACATAA
- a CDS encoding MBL fold metallo-hydrolase, which produces MPALHLLGTGAALSDSHRTTTMLAVSDDASPSNTLVVDCGGDVLQRLQACGRSIDDVDGLIVTHAHMDHASGFPLFMEKIWLDGRDRPIPVCGIEPALAQAQRMWDAFAPVHEGWDGIPPIDWRTVRHEHGASAWTQAPWTVTAAPVDHGDTANVGLRFGHADGDGVLAYSCDTAPTSSVVDLAQGADVLVHEANGVGDGHSTAAGAAEVAAEAAVDRLVLVHLPPGDKSEALREARRVFPHTDLGEELGTYAW; this is translated from the coding sequence ATGCCCGCGCTTCACCTCCTCGGCACCGGCGCCGCCCTCAGCGACTCGCACCGCACCACCACCATGCTGGCGGTCTCGGACGACGCGTCCCCCTCGAATACGCTCGTCGTGGACTGCGGCGGCGATGTGCTTCAGCGCCTGCAGGCCTGCGGCCGGTCCATCGATGACGTCGACGGCCTGATCGTGACACACGCCCACATGGACCACGCGAGTGGCTTTCCGCTCTTCATGGAGAAAATCTGGCTGGACGGGCGCGACCGCCCGATCCCAGTCTGTGGCATCGAGCCCGCCCTGGCCCAGGCCCAGCGCATGTGGGATGCGTTTGCGCCGGTGCACGAGGGCTGGGACGGCATCCCGCCCATCGACTGGCGCACGGTGCGGCACGAGCACGGGGCCTCCGCCTGGACCCAGGCCCCGTGGACCGTGACCGCGGCCCCGGTGGATCACGGCGATACGGCAAACGTGGGTCTCCGCTTCGGGCACGCCGACGGCGACGGCGTGCTGGCGTACTCCTGTGACACGGCCCCTACCTCCAGCGTCGTAGACCTGGCGCAGGGCGCCGACGTGCTGGTGCACGAGGCCAACGGCGTCGGGGACGGCCACTCGACCGCAGCGGGGGCGGCAGAGGTGGCCGCCGAGGCAGCGGTGGACCGGCTCGTGTTGGTCCACCTGCCCCCTGGGGACAAGAGCGAGGCACTCCGCGAGGCCCGGCGGGTCTTCCCCCATACAGACCTGGGGGAGGAACTCGGGACGTACGCGTGGTAA
- the deoC gene encoding deoxyribose-phosphate aldolase: MPQSPAAAYRPPQVPTVDEVAARERASRLASRSIKKEAKVEGLKRLIAMLDLTTLEGADTPGKVKSLCQKARTPAPGGSRDHLSVGAVCVYPPMVPVAREHVEGTDIQIASVASYFPSGQAALDERVAEVERVRDAGADEIDVVINRNAFLSGEYGRVHREISALAEASGEKHLKVILETGELETYDAVRLASRIAMDAGADFIKTSTGKVMPAATMPVTLVMLEAIRDFYRETGRKVGMKPAGGIRKAKPALRYLVMVKEVLGDAWLTPERFRIGASSLLNDLLLQLEKERHGRYHSKRYLSLG, from the coding sequence ATGCCACAGTCTCCCGCCGCTGCATACCGCCCGCCGCAGGTGCCCACCGTCGACGAGGTGGCCGCCCGGGAGCGCGCCTCTCGTCTCGCCAGTCGCAGCATCAAGAAGGAGGCGAAGGTGGAGGGGTTGAAACGGCTCATCGCCATGCTCGACCTCACGACGCTGGAGGGTGCCGATACGCCGGGCAAGGTGAAATCGCTTTGCCAGAAGGCCCGCACGCCCGCCCCCGGTGGCAGTCGAGACCACCTGTCCGTCGGGGCCGTCTGCGTGTACCCGCCGATGGTGCCGGTGGCCCGCGAGCACGTGGAGGGCACGGACATCCAGATCGCGTCGGTGGCGAGCTACTTTCCGAGTGGGCAGGCCGCCCTCGATGAGCGAGTGGCCGAGGTGGAACGGGTGCGGGACGCTGGGGCCGACGAGATCGACGTCGTGATCAACCGCAACGCGTTCCTGTCCGGCGAGTACGGGCGGGTGCACCGGGAGATCAGCGCGCTGGCCGAAGCGTCCGGTGAGAAGCACCTGAAGGTAATCCTGGAGACCGGCGAGCTGGAGACCTACGACGCGGTCCGCCTCGCAAGCCGCATCGCGATGGACGCCGGGGCCGACTTCATCAAGACGTCCACCGGCAAGGTGATGCCCGCCGCCACCATGCCGGTGACGCTCGTGATGCTGGAGGCGATTCGCGACTTTTACCGTGAGACGGGGCGAAAAGTGGGGATGAAGCCGGCCGGGGGCATCCGGAAGGCAAAGCCAGCGCTGCGCTACCTCGTCATGGTCAAGGAGGTGCTCGGCGACGCGTGGCTCACGCCCGAGCGGTTCCGGATTGGGGCCTCGTCGCTGCTCAACGACCTGCTCCTGCAACTGGAGAAGGAGCGGCACGGACGCTACCACTCGAAGCGATACCTGTCGCTCGGGTGA
- the trhA gene encoding PAQR family membrane homeostasis protein TrhA yields MLPWNFEGDVSEPAQDPTMAPHKRQSYEEELANAITHGIGLVLSLIGWIGLLVLSGLAGGGWDLAASAVFGGTLVFLYATSTLYHSVGTARLKRTLRILDHVAIFLLIAGTYTPFAGVLMREGWGWSVLALVWGIALAGLLFKLFSTHRFHPAATTLYLLMGWLGVLFADPMSTALPVGGLLLIVAGGLAYTIGVLFYGWHSLRYSHAIWHVFVLVGSACHYAAVVLYVL; encoded by the coding sequence ATGCTTCCATGGAACTTTGAGGGCGATGTCTCCGAGCCTGCCCAAGACCCGACAATGGCGCCGCACAAGCGGCAGTCCTACGAGGAAGAACTGGCAAACGCCATTACCCACGGGATTGGGCTCGTGTTGAGTCTGATTGGCTGGATCGGTCTGCTCGTCCTGTCGGGGCTGGCGGGCGGTGGGTGGGACCTGGCCGCCTCGGCGGTCTTTGGCGGCACGCTGGTCTTCCTCTACGCCACCTCCACCCTCTACCACAGCGTCGGCACCGCCCGCCTAAAGCGGACGCTTCGCATCCTCGACCACGTCGCCATCTTTCTGCTCATCGCGGGCACCTACACGCCGTTTGCCGGGGTGCTCATGCGCGAGGGCTGGGGCTGGTCTGTGCTTGCGCTGGTGTGGGGAATTGCCCTCGCGGGGCTGCTCTTCAAGCTGTTCTCGACGCACCGCTTTCACCCCGCGGCCACGACGCTGTATCTGCTCATGGGCTGGCTGGGGGTGCTCTTTGCGGACCCGATGAGCACGGCCCTCCCTGTGGGGGGGCTGCTCCTGATCGTGGCGGGCGGACTGGCCTACACGATCGGCGTCCTGTTCTACGGGTGGCACTCCTTGCGCTACAGCCACGCGATCTGGCACGTCTTCGTGCTGGTGGGCAGTGCGTGCCACTACGCCGCGGTCGTGCTATACGTCCTGTAG
- a CDS encoding sigma-54-dependent transcriptional regulator codes for MSKRIFVVDDEPKIGNLFSNVLERDGYDVNAFVNPNSLLEALDESSEDPDVVVTDMIMPQMDGVELMENLNERDLDVPIIIMTAHSSVQTAVEAMRQGAFHYLEKPVNLEEMRALLEKAIELYGAQQELKQIKTEKQKQYPIEGILGESEPVMKVRETLETLCNASNTTVLFTGETGTGKNLAAQTLHYNSPRAEEAFTDIDCASLPDNLLEAELFGYEEGAFTDARDSKEGLIEVADGGTLFLDEIDSMSLALQAKLLSFLESREFRRLGGVEDKSADVRILCATNSNLEKSVQEEEFRKDLFFRINVVNVKMPPLRSMGDDVLLIGKHIVSEFNREFGSDVSGFTNPAREKLLNHTWPGNVRELRNVIERAMIFVDGDQIKADDLTLAPPSRLDDQAQPVGNNGFQFALGQTLKDVEKAYIRRTLETRADDSYADIANDLGISKKTLWDKRKRYDLDEVVDR; via the coding sequence ATGAGCAAGCGAATTTTCGTTGTCGACGACGAGCCGAAAATTGGAAACTTGTTCAGCAACGTGCTGGAGCGGGACGGCTATGACGTCAATGCCTTCGTCAATCCGAACTCGCTCCTGGAGGCGCTCGACGAGAGCAGTGAAGATCCGGACGTGGTCGTGACCGACATGATCATGCCGCAGATGGATGGGGTGGAGCTCATGGAGAACCTGAACGAGCGAGACCTCGATGTGCCCATCATCATCATGACGGCCCACTCGTCGGTGCAGACGGCCGTGGAGGCCATGCGGCAGGGGGCGTTTCACTATCTAGAGAAGCCCGTCAACCTGGAGGAGATGCGGGCCCTCCTGGAGAAGGCCATTGAGCTTTACGGGGCGCAGCAGGAGCTCAAGCAGATCAAGACCGAAAAGCAGAAGCAGTATCCCATCGAGGGGATCCTGGGCGAGAGTGAGCCGGTCATGAAGGTCCGAGAAACCCTTGAGACGCTCTGCAACGCGTCCAACACGACGGTGCTCTTTACCGGCGAAACAGGAACCGGGAAAAACCTCGCGGCCCAGACGCTTCATTACAACTCCCCACGGGCCGAAGAGGCGTTCACCGACATCGACTGCGCGTCCCTGCCCGACAACCTGCTTGAGGCCGAGCTGTTTGGCTATGAGGAGGGGGCCTTCACCGACGCACGGGACTCGAAGGAGGGACTGATCGAGGTGGCCGACGGGGGCACCCTGTTTCTTGACGAGATCGACTCGATGAGCCTTGCCCTGCAGGCGAAGCTGCTCTCGTTTCTGGAAAGCCGAGAGTTCCGGCGCCTTGGCGGGGTGGAAGACAAGAGCGCAGACGTGCGGATTCTTTGCGCCACCAACTCCAATCTCGAAAAGAGCGTCCAGGAGGAGGAATTTCGAAAGGACCTGTTTTTTCGCATCAACGTCGTGAACGTCAAGATGCCGCCGCTGCGGTCCATGGGGGACGACGTGCTGCTAATTGGCAAGCATATCGTCTCCGAGTTCAACCGGGAGTTCGGCAGCGACGTGAGCGGCTTCACGAATCCGGCACGAGAGAAGCTGCTAAACCACACCTGGCCCGGAAACGTCCGTGAACTCCGGAACGTCATCGAGCGGGCCATGATTTTTGTAGACGGCGATCAAATCAAGGCCGACGACCTGACGCTCGCCCCGCCCAGTCGCCTCGACGACCAGGCGCAGCCGGTGGGCAACAACGGGTTTCAGTTTGCCCTGGGACAGACGCTCAAGGACGTGGAAAAGGCCTACATCCGGCGCACGCTCGAGACGCGGGCGGACGACAGCTACGCCGACATTGCGAACGACCTCGGCATCTCCAAGAAGACGCTGTGGGACAAGCGCAAACGCTACGACCTCGACGAAGTCGTGGATCGGTAG
- a CDS encoding OsmC family protein — translation MHLSLDQINDAIQFRGTNGSYDVAIASTDEQEGLSPMEMAALSVVGCSSIDLLTILEKQKQDIEDFNADIDGERADDSPRVFTDLHMHYEFSGDVDPEKVRRAINLSLDKYCSVSNMVDQTATITFAFTVNGERYEQGE, via the coding sequence ATGCACCTCAGCTTAGATCAAATCAACGATGCCATCCAGTTTCGGGGCACGAACGGCTCGTACGACGTGGCGATCGCCTCGACGGACGAGCAGGAGGGCCTGAGCCCGATGGAAATGGCGGCACTGAGTGTCGTCGGCTGCAGCAGCATCGACCTCCTGACCATTCTGGAGAAGCAGAAGCAGGACATTGAAGACTTCAACGCCGATATCGACGGGGAGCGGGCCGACGACTCTCCACGCGTGTTCACCGACCTACACATGCACTACGAGTTCAGCGGCGACGTGGACCCGGAGAAGGTCCGCCGGGCCATCAACCTGAGCCTCGACAAGTACTGCTCGGTGTCGAACATGGTCGACCAGACCGCCACCATTACGTTCGCCTTCACCGTCAACGGCGAGCGGTACGAGCAGGGCGAATAG
- a CDS encoding polyprenyl synthetase family protein, with protein sequence MPDASSAATNGRASADASSADGESLPLDRPVPTTLDDIRVPVEDDLDAFRSYFREAMRSDHMLLDKVTQYVLWQKGKRIRPILVLLSAQACGGAATDQTHRAAALVELLHTATLVHDDVVDDAEERRSAFSINALWKNKIAVLLGDFLLSRGLLLSLDHDDYSVLHTLSDAVRRMSEGELLQIEKSRLLDIDEETYFRIISDKTASLISACTKSGAVSVTDDEALIERMDEFGETLGLAFQIRDDLFDFSAEDAGKPIGIDLQEKKMTLPLIVALREAGRREKKRILAIVDQDEKDRDDLRTIADFVDEYGGIEHARRKMESLAADARSLLSALPPSEARASLAGLTEFAIQRSR encoded by the coding sequence ATGCCCGACGCCTCGTCCGCCGCCACGAACGGCCGCGCCTCCGCCGACGCCTCCAGCGCCGACGGAGAGTCGCTCCCCCTGGATCGCCCCGTCCCCACCACGCTCGATGACATCCGCGTGCCGGTGGAGGACGACCTCGATGCCTTCCGCTCGTACTTTCGGGAGGCGATGCGCTCGGACCATATGCTGCTGGACAAGGTCACGCAGTACGTCTTGTGGCAGAAGGGGAAGCGCATCCGCCCCATCCTCGTGCTCCTGTCGGCCCAGGCCTGCGGGGGGGCCGCAACGGACCAGACCCACCGTGCCGCCGCCCTCGTCGAACTCCTGCACACCGCAACGCTCGTGCACGACGACGTGGTGGACGACGCGGAGGAGCGACGAAGCGCGTTCTCGATCAATGCCCTCTGGAAAAACAAAATCGCGGTCCTGCTCGGCGACTTCTTGCTGAGCCGCGGGCTTCTTCTCTCGCTCGACCACGACGACTACTCGGTGCTCCACACCCTCTCCGACGCGGTGCGCCGGATGAGCGAGGGCGAGCTGCTCCAGATCGAGAAGTCCCGCCTGCTCGACATCGACGAGGAAACGTACTTCCGCATCATCTCGGACAAGACCGCCTCTCTCATTTCCGCCTGTACCAAGAGCGGCGCCGTCAGCGTCACCGACGACGAGGCGCTCATCGAACGCATGGATGAGTTCGGGGAGACCCTGGGCCTCGCCTTCCAGATCCGGGACGACCTCTTTGACTTTAGCGCGGAGGACGCTGGGAAGCCGATCGGCATCGACCTGCAGGAGAAAAAGATGACGCTGCCCCTCATCGTGGCCCTGCGCGAGGCGGGACGACGCGAGAAGAAGCGCATCCTCGCCATCGTGGACCAGGACGAGAAGGACCGCGATGACCTCCGTACCATCGCGGACTTCGTGGACGAGTACGGCGGGATCGAACACGCCCGCCGGAAAATGGAATCGCTGGCGGCGGACGCCCGCTCGCTGCTGAGCGCCCTTCCGCCCTCTGAGGCGCGCGCCTCACTCGCCGGACTCACAGAGTTTGCCATCCAACGCTCCCGGTAG
- a CDS encoding ABC transporter substrate-binding protein, with protein MAHRSLGLLLFIVVLMGGCGDTAPDDGSRTVTDDLDRTVALDPAVQRVVSLAPNLTEIAHAAGAGDRLVAITSSGDYPPPVDTLPHVSALPVDFEAVAAQEPDLVLATDQINAPGDTDTFEALDMPIYFFSFGSVDDILTSIETMGQLLGTEAAAADSAAALQSSLDALRARTDSIPDAERPRVLVLVGDDTLYSFGRGSYVHTLVDMAGGRSITADVDNQAPTLSDEYVLQEKPDVILGLWGSDYDPDRLLDLHPTWDVVPALKNDRVLSVPTSLIARPGPRVLRGTRRLARELHPGRFPAPSDSAEHVLSSSMSSPAAP; from the coding sequence ATGGCGCACCGTTCTCTCGGTCTACTGCTCTTCATCGTCGTGCTCATGGGCGGGTGTGGAGACACTGCCCCCGACGACGGGTCCCGAACCGTCACCGACGACCTTGACCGGACGGTCGCCCTTGATCCTGCCGTCCAGCGGGTGGTGTCCCTCGCCCCCAACCTCACCGAGATCGCCCACGCCGCCGGCGCTGGGGACCGGCTGGTGGCAATCACCTCGTCGGGCGACTACCCGCCCCCGGTGGACACACTGCCTCACGTGAGTGCCCTGCCCGTCGACTTTGAAGCCGTGGCGGCGCAGGAACCGGATCTCGTGCTGGCCACCGACCAAATCAACGCGCCCGGCGACACAGACACATTTGAGGCCCTCGACATGCCGATCTACTTCTTCTCGTTCGGGTCGGTCGACGACATCCTGACCAGCATCGAGACCATGGGGCAGCTTCTGGGGACCGAGGCCGCCGCCGCAGACAGTGCCGCGGCCCTGCAATCTTCCCTCGATGCCCTCCGCGCCCGAACAGACTCCATCCCGGACGCTGAGCGGCCTCGTGTGCTGGTGCTGGTTGGGGACGATACGCTCTACAGCTTCGGACGTGGGAGCTACGTGCACACCCTGGTCGACATGGCCGGCGGACGAAGCATCACGGCCGACGTCGACAACCAGGCCCCCACCCTCAGCGACGAGTACGTCCTTCAGGAAAAGCCGGACGTGATTCTCGGGTTGTGGGGCAGCGACTACGACCCGGATCGCCTGCTCGACCTTCATCCGACGTGGGACGTGGTGCCGGCCCTCAAGAACGACCGTGTCCTGAGCGTCCCCACGTCCCTCATCGCCCGCCCCGGCCCTCGCGTCCTGCGGGGCACCCGGCGACTGGCGCGTGAGCTCCATCCCGGTCGCTTTCCGGCCCCGTCGGACTCCGCCGAGCACGTCCTCTCTTCCTCGATGTCGTCCCCCGCGGCCCCATGA